The DNA segment CTTAAGGCCAAACTTGCGAAGATAAAGGATGATGCGGTAGCAAGGGCCATGGCCTCAGCCGGGGGAGGAGAAGGATATTCGGTCAAAAAGTCCGGCGACGGGACTGTCGTCCTTGTAGGATTCCCGTCTGTCGGTAAGTCAACACTTTTAAACAGGCTTACGGGAGCCGAGAGCGAGACCGCAGGATATGCATTTACGACCCTGACCGTAGTCCCCGGTGCTATGGAGCATAAGGGTGCAAACATCCAGATCCTCGATATACCCGGTCTTATTGCAGGAGCCGCCATGGGCAAGGGGCGTGGAAAGGAGGTAATAGGTGTCGTCAGAAATGCAGACCTCATTCTTCTTCTCGGAGACGTCTACAACGAGAAGCATATAAATGTCCTTATACACGAGCTTTACGACGCCGGAATAAGGCTCAACAAAGAAAAACCTGATATAACGATAAAAAAATCATCAAACGGCGGGATAAGGTTTAACACTGTAGGCAAAGCAGGGCTTGACCTTGAGGAAATCCGTGCGATACTTGGTGAAAACAGAATCGTAAACGCCGACGTCCTGACACGCGGTGAAGTTACACAGGACGACTTTATAGACGCGATGCTTGGAAACAGGGTGTATATCCCTGCATTCTTCGCAGTCAACAAAGTGGACCTTGTAGACGAGGAGAGAAGGCAGGAAATAATTGTAAGTGTCACCGAAAGGTTCGGGAACCCTCCGATTATGCTTTCTGCACACAGCGGCTACAATATAGAACTTTTAAAGGACGAAATCTACGACGAACTCGGCTTCATCAGAATTTATCTGAAACCTTTCGGCGGAAAGGCCGACATGGAAGAGCCTCTCATCATAAGGAAACCTGCAACTGTCGAGTCCGTGTGCAACAAGCTCCACCGTGACTTTGTCGAAAAATTCAGGTATGCCAAAGTGTGGGGTGACTCCGTAAAGCATGACGCACAGCGTGTAGGTCTTTCGCACACTCTTGAAGACGAGGACATCCTGACGATTGTTACTAGAGCATGATTTTATCTAAACAGGGATCGGAAATTCTGTTCTCTGGTTAAAGATTAAAAAATGTTTTTTTCGATAATTTTATTTTTCAGGTGAGGACTTTTCTTATCTCTTTTAAGGGTGCGTCGGTTTTTAGTCCTGTCCCCGCGTAGTGGACTCTCGACGCCTTATAGCCGGCATCTTTCAGGCGTTGTATGACGGTTTCTATTGCTACAGGGGAAACGCCCCAGAACTTGCTTAACACATGGTAATCATAGAATGTCGGTGTTGAAAGCTCGTTTTTGCAGGTATCGAGAAGTTTTTCTATTTTTTTTTCTGTCCCAAGCTCAGAGTCCTTAATTTTTTCCTGCATGGACTCAATTGTCTCTCTACTGCTTACGGGCCCAAGCCACATGGGTCCTGCGGCCGTCATTCTTGCACCGCATTCAGGGCATATGTGTGTTTTTGGGACAAGGCCCGCCTCTTCAGTCCTGAAGGGGCACTTCGGACACTGGTGAATAAATCCTATGTTTTCCATAGTTTTGTCGGCTTTTCCTGCACCGTAGGAAAGTTTCAGGTAAAGCCTTACGAAGTGTTCCCGTGCAAATGAAAAGAGTGGTTCAACTCCCCTGTCGTATTTTACTATCTCTCTTACTGCATAGCCGAGAAGTATCCTCAGTCCCGTCTCGCTGTGGTACTCGTTGTTAAGTGGCCTTGCAAAGTATCTTCTCATGCCCGCCTTTAAGTGCGAACCACAAAGAGGAGCCGTGTCGGTTGCGGTTATAAAAAGATATTTTTTTGCACACCCTGCTGCAGCATTCAGAAAAGGCGCCGGTGAACCGAAGGGGTCGATGTCGACCGCGTCGAACCTCCTTTCGTGCATGATTACGTTGGCGTCGCAGTTCGTGACTTCTATGTCCGGAGCATAGGTCTCTTTGTTGTATTCCAGAAGAGGTATTGCATCGGGGCTTTTATCGTTTACCGTCGCGTGTATCCCGCATTCGTTTGACACCCTGACGCCGCGTGAACCGGTTGCGCTCATTGCGTCAAGATAGGTCTGCGCATCCAGACATTTTAACACCAGAATAGTCGTATCCCTGTTTATTTCCATTCTTTTGTTGAAGAACACAGGAGCACTTGCCGGAGGAAAATTCTGTTTTTCATCAAGTACCGGAACCAGAAACCTGGTTTTGCCTTCTTTTACTTCGACAAGTTCCATCAATACAATTGTGCTTTCCATTAAAATGATATTTGTCATTTTTAAGCGGACACCCACCGTCCGCGTTAAAAATTGTCGCAGTTATCTCAGGCATTTTTAGGAAATATTATAGCTTATACTGCACAACTCATATAGGCGCAAAACCGCACCCGTGGGCTTGTGGCCTAGCCTGGATATGGCGTTAGCCTCCTAAGCTAAAAGTCGGGGGTCCGAATCCCCCCAAGCCCGTTTTTCGTTTTTTAAAATGATTTTTTTCTGAATAAGTTCCTAAAAGATTGCAGTATCCCGATTCATTTGAAGCATTATATGCCCGGAGAGCTTTATTAAATGGACCGGAACAGTTCTGTATGGGATAACACATTTGACAACCCCCCGCCGCCGGGCGGTGAGGCCCCGGCCTGGGGGGCTTCTTATTGTGATAAGCCGCTCAGGGGATAGTTTATCTTCCGGAACAGATTCTGAACTGTTGCCCGGTTATGGATGGATGCAGAAAGTTAATCTGTGCAAAATAATTTTGGGATAGCACACTTAAAAGATTATTTCCCATTTAAGAGAGAAAACTGTTGCAGGAATGCTGAAAGGGTATATTGACATAACACGTCCGGGAAACTCTGTAGTTGCCGGTTTTGCGGTTTTACTCGGAGTAATTATTGCAACGGGGACAATCTCTTATAAATCTCTAATTCTTATTCCCATAGTTGCCCTGATAACCGCAGCTGGAAATACCATAAACGATTACTGCGACAGGGATATCGATGCTGTCAACAGGCCGAAGAGACCTATCCCTTCGGGAACTGTTTCGCCTCACGGAGCACTTGTTTTCAGTGCTGTACTGTTTCTGGCTGGGATTTTCATCTCATTTTTTGCAAACCTTATCTGTTTTTTGATTGCGGTCTTCAACTCGTTTCTCCTAGTGGTATATGCGAAGAAACTTAAATCTCTCCCGCTTGTCGGAAACGTTGCGGTGTCCTACCTTTCAGCGAGCATATTTCTTTTCGGCGGTGCTATTTTTGGTATCGCAGGTCTTTTGCAGAATGCTGTGGTCTTTTCGATAACGTTTTTTGCAATGCTTTCGCGTGAACTCCTAAAGGACGCAGAGGACATAGAAGGGGACAAAAAGGGAGGTGCAAAGACACTTCCTATGTATATCGGCGTCAAAAAAACCGGAGGATTAAGTCTTATACTTGTTCTGACTGGAGTTTGTATTAGTCTTCTTCCGCTTTTCAGGTTCTGGGGGCCGTACTACCTTGTGATGATAATAATAGCGGATGCGGTTATCGTTGCAGCAGCATTCAAAGGTTTCATGTCTGATGATTCGGTCTCACTGGTGCGCTCAGGTTCGACGTCCCTTCTGAAGAAAGGTATGTTTCTTGCACTGCTCATATTTCTGGTTTCAGCTGTACTATTTGGATAAAAATTATATTCTATTGGCCAGAATCTCATTTAGCAATGAAAATCTACAGGGATGGGGACACATTCATCGCCCCCAAGGGTTCCTACTTTGATGGTAATGTTAAGATATGCGGCAATTTTATTGTCCCGCCCCGCACTCATTTCTGGGGCCAGCTTGCAGTCGACGGAATGCTTGAGTTGGGTCCGTATTCTTCGGTCAGGTCGAAAGTCACATGCAGGAGTGCCGTCATTGGCTCAAATGTAAACATAGGTGGTCCGGTAAACGTTGAAGGGGACATAACGGTGTGTGATAATGCGGTTCTTCCCCTGATAAATGCAGGTGGTGACGTAATGATACGCCCCGGCGTTGAAACGGGTGACGTGAAAAGCGGAGGGACCATCTATATTTACGGCAAAGTGAAGTCAGGCAAACTTCTGGGAAAACAGGTCAAAGTTTTAAGAGACCCGAATATGGAGTAAGACTGACTAATTTTCTGAGCCGCAGCCAAGGGTTGCAACGTCCATCAGGTCGTTCCAGTTGAGTATTGTCTCGACACACCCGTCTTTTAGTGTAACAACACCCATACCTGTCAGATTTATTTTATCAAGAAGTTCCAGGCCTTCTCTTACTTCTATTATGCAACCTACTCCTATAACCGCCTCCGGCCTGTACTTTTTAACCATCCGCTTAATCAGGGTGGAACCCGGAGCAATCCATACTTTATACCCCATTCTCTCAAGAATGTCGATATGTGCACCGATTTCGCACCTCCCGCACCTCCTGCAGATAAGACCTTCGGGGGTGAGGTTTGCAGGGCATGATGCACTCCTGAGGCACTGGGGGAGAAAAACTGCTCTTTTTTCAGGAGGGATTTCCGAAAAGGCTGTCAGGTTCATCGCATTATGAAGCCTTATCGAAAACGCCGTAAGTTCCTTGTCATCAAGTCCGAAGAACTTGCACAGTCCTTTTGCCATACCCTCGCTTATGGTAATGCCGGATTTTACAAGTCGCGGGAAATAGAAATGCCCCTTTTTAATTGAATAGAATGAGAGTGCCACGACAATCGTGGAAAAAATTAAAAAGCCTGCAATCAGGATTACAGCTATCTCTCCTATTGTAAACATCAGCTGTTCCCAGAGTGTTGCAGATATCATTTTGTTTGACGTTATCCTATGAACTCAATATTTAAAAATCTCTTGGTTACGGCACCAACTCCCCTTTTAGAAAAGGGGGAGTCAATACCCCTTTTTCCGTGAATAAAGCCGTTACAAGACTCATGGGTGTCGGGTCAAACGCATAGTTGACTGCATCTACAGAGTCGGGCATAAGCTGTTTTTTGCCGCAGAAAGCAAGCTCATCCCTGTCTCTTTTTTCTATTACGATGTCTGAAGCTGAATGGACGTTGTCAAACGTCGAAGACGGTGCTGCGACATAAAAAGGAATTTCATGATATTTCGCGCAGACGGCATGCATGTAAGTCCCGATTTTGTTGAATACGGCATCGTGCGTTATCCTGTCGGCGCCGACTATAACCGCGTCAATCTCTCCTCTCTGCATGAGGTATGCGGCCGTTGAATCGGTGATTGTCTTAACCGGGATTTTATCCCTTGAAAGCTCCCATGCCGTGAGGCGTGACCCCTGGAAGAGAGGTCTTGTCTCGCAGGATACAACGGAGATATCCTTTCCGGCGGCTACAGCCGACCTTATCACACCGAGAGCCGTCCCCCAGGTGTAGCACGCAAGTGCTCCGGCGTTGCAGTGGGTTAATACGGTGCATTTGTCAGGCAGGTATTTTGCTCCGAATTCACCAATGGCCCTGCACATCTTCTCGTCCTCTTCGGCGATGCCAACAGCCTCGCTGAGTGCCTTCACCCTTGCCTCTTCCGGCGTCTGTGCGTCTGAAACTGCATTCAGAACACGTTTTATTCCCCACGACAGGTTGACCGCTGTAGGTCTTGTAGCCATGAGGTAGTATGCGTCGTCTGTTACGAGCTTTAGGTAGCCGTCCATATTCTCATCGTCATGGCAGTATGTCGAAAGAGCGACACCGAATCCTCCCGCAATGCCAAGCGCCGGAGCCCCGCGTATTTCCAGGTTTTTTATGGCTTTTGCAAGCCTTTCAACGTTTTCGCATGGTATCAGCCTGTAATCGGCGGGAAGCAGAGTTTGCTCTACAAACATTATGCAGTTGTTTTCAAAGTCCCAGTATACCGTTTTGCCGTCTTTGTCGTTCATAGTCATGGAATTCTCAAAAATTTTCCTGATTTTCCTTAGTATTTAATAGCGTCCGTGAATGCCTTCATTGCGGCCGCCTCTCCCTGCGTGACGCTGTCAGGAATGTCTTTGGGTGAAACCGCCGTTCCTGCAATGTATATTCCGGGCTTAACCGTACCCACAGGGTTTCCCTTCATATTCTCCTGGCTGAAAAAGCCTGAGTCATCCTTTGGTATACCAAGAGCATATGCGATATCGGACGACCCCTTCGCAGGTTCCATTCCTACGGATAATACGACAATATCAGGTTTAAGTGCCAGGACTTCCGAAGTTTCCGTATTTTCGACAACTATTTCTGGTCTTTTGTCAGGGGTTTCGGATATCTCTCCCGGAATTCCGCGGATGAACTTTATACCAAGCTCCTTTGCTCTCTGGTAGTATTCCTCGTATCCTTTGCCGTATGAGCGTATATCCATGTAAAGAATGGAAATATCAATGTCTTTGTTTTTCTCCTTTAACAGAATCGCGTTTTTTATCGCGTACATGCAGCAGACACACGAACAGTATGGCTTCTGGAGCCTCATGTCACGCGAACCTACACACTGGATAAAAACAATGGACTTTGGATTTTTGCCGCCGGATATCGTCTTCAGTGTCCCTTCAGTTGGCCCGCTTGCACAGATAAGCCTTTCAAATTCAAGACTTGTGATTACGTCAGGCATTTTCAGGTACCTGTATACGTTTTTTTTCCTGGCGTCAAAAATATCGAACCCGGTTGCAACAACGATACTTGCAACTTTGAGCGTGAAATCACGTTCAAAGTCTTCTTCGTTGTGAAGGACAGCCTTAGGGCCGCAGGCGTCATAGCAAAGTCCGCAGTCTATGCAGTGTTCACTGTCGCGTATTGCAACGTTTGGGACGACCTGGGGATGCGGCTTGTATATCGCTTTTCTTACACCGACCCCTGCATCGTATTTGTTGTAGACTTCAACCGGGCAGACATCCGAGCAGTCCCCGCACCCGTTGCATTTAAACTCGCTTACGTATCTCGGGTGCCTTGTCAGCCTGAGTTCAAAATTTCCAAGTTCTCCTGATACATCGGTAACCTCGGTCAGGGTGTACAGGGTTATATTGGGATTTCTTTGTGCGTCCACCATTTTAGGGGACAGTATACACATGGAGCAGTCATTTGTCGGGAAGGTTTTGTCAAGCTGCGACATATGACCGCCCACCGAAGGCTCCCTTTCGATAAGATGGACTTTGACACCGTGATTCGCGATGTCAAGTGCTGCCTGGATTCCTGCAACCCCGGCACCTATTACTGCGACTTCACCCATTTGAATTCTCCTTTGCAAGGTCTATGTAGACTTCGGCATTTTTTACAATGCTTTTTTTCTGGTCCCCGTCAAGTTCACGCACTACTTTTCCGGGGACTCCCATTACAAGAGACCCCGGAGGAATGGTTTTGTTTTCAGTTACAACCGCTCCTGCCGCAATTATTGTGTCTTCTCCTATAACAGCACCGTTGAGGATAATTGCACCCATTCCAACAAGGACCCTGTCTTTGATTGTACACCCGTGAACAATCGCCCCATGCCCTATTGTTACGTATCTTCCTATATTTACAGGTCTTTGTTTTGAAACGTGGATGACGCAGTTGTCCTGTACATTTGACCCGTCACCCACAGTTATTGAGTCTTTGTCAGCCCTTAATACCGCGCCGTACCAGATTCCTGTATTTTTCCCCAGATTTACATTGCCGACAATCGTTGCATTTTCGGCTATGAATGGAGTGTTGCCGGCAGAGGTATCATTACTCATAATACTTTACATATTGCACTTATTCTTCAAAAGAACTTTGTGAACCTTTATTTATTCTGTAGTTTTCCGGCTTTTTAGTGAATCCTCTTGTAAAATAGTGACAGAGAGATCGATTATTCTGGAGTTATAACGTTATTTAGCTACAAATGAGCGAGAAACTCAAAATAAATGTTACAGAACACATCTATCAATCACGTGAAAGTATTTCAGGAGATTAAAAAAAGTCAGGGGGTGTCATGAATATAGCGGGCATCAAAAAAAGCAGAGAATTTTATCCGGGAAGACGTCGGTGACTAAAAAAAGTTAATATCTGCCTGTGTAATTTCCTGTATCATCATAACTTTCAGACCTTGGCAGCCCTACCATATTTGCGAGCACGTCAAAGCAAGGCTTAAGAGCTTTTTTTATATCCTGCGAATAATCCCCGATGTAGATTTCCGGCAACTGAGCGATTTCTTTGTGTATTTTGACACGCCGGATAAGTTCGGGATTTCCGTTAAGGTCTTCCCATCCTGACCTGATGCTTAAACAGTAACCTTTCACGTCGATTAATGAAATAAATATAATAAAAGGGGAATTTACGCCAACGGTCTCCAAATCATTTTTATATCCGTTTATGCCTTCCAGGATATACTTTTCAATAGCACCGGGATATAGCAGTTTTTCTGTTCCGTCTATACCTGAAATCTTTGTGCAGGCAGTTTCTATAATTCCGTTCCTGAAGTATTGAAGATAAGACGATGAATATACATTTTGAGGATATTTCAGATATTTCAAAAGTCCGTCTATATTATATGTGGGATCATAGCTGTTAGAGCCTAACGGAAAACTTGCAGGCCTGATATTCTCCAGCAGTGAGAGGTCATAATTCGAGTTGACGTCAAAAGCGGATATCGGTATTATATGAAGGCAAAGCTTTGGTGAATCCCCCATCGGAAATTGTATATTATCAGAGAAAATATCAGATATCCTTTCC comes from the Methanomicrobium sp. W14 genome and includes:
- the mtnA gene encoding S-methyl-5-thioribose-1-phosphate isomerase, whose product is MNDKDGKTVYWDFENNCIMFVEQTLLPADYRLIPCENVERLAKAIKNLEIRGAPALGIAGGFGVALSTYCHDDENMDGYLKLVTDDAYYLMATRPTAVNLSWGIKRVLNAVSDAQTPEEARVKALSEAVGIAEEDEKMCRAIGEFGAKYLPDKCTVLTHCNAGALACYTWGTALGVIRSAVAAGKDISVVSCETRPLFQGSRLTAWELSRDKIPVKTITDSTAAYLMQRGEIDAVIVGADRITHDAVFNKIGTYMHAVCAKYHEIPFYVAAPSSTFDNVHSASDIVIEKRDRDELAFCGKKQLMPDSVDAVNYAFDPTPMSLVTALFTEKGVLTPPFLKGELVP
- a CDS encoding polymer-forming cytoskeletal protein; its protein translation is MKIYRDGDTFIAPKGSYFDGNVKICGNFIVPPRTHFWGQLAVDGMLELGPYSSVRSKVTCRSAVIGSNVNIGGPVNVEGDITVCDNAVLPLINAGGDVMIRPGVETGDVKSGGTIYIYGKVKSGKLLGKQVKVLRDPNME
- a CDS encoding DUF116 domain-containing protein, which translates into the protein MISATLWEQLMFTIGEIAVILIAGFLIFSTIVVALSFYSIKKGHFYFPRLVKSGITISEGMAKGLCKFFGLDDKELTAFSIRLHNAMNLTAFSEIPPEKRAVFLPQCLRSASCPANLTPEGLICRRCGRCEIGAHIDILERMGYKVWIAPGSTLIKRMVKKYRPEAVIGVGCIIEVREGLELLDKINLTGMGVVTLKDGCVETILNWNDLMDVATLGCGSEN
- a CDS encoding gamma carbonic anhydrase family protein is translated as MSNDTSAGNTPFIAENATIVGNVNLGKNTGIWYGAVLRADKDSITVGDGSNVQDNCVIHVSKQRPVNIGRYVTIGHGAIVHGCTIKDRVLVGMGAIILNGAVIGEDTIIAAGAVVTENKTIPPGSLVMGVPGKVVRELDGDQKKSIVKNAEVYIDLAKENSNG
- a CDS encoding tRNA (guanine(10)-N(2))-dimethyltransferase is translated as MTNIILMESTIVLMELVEVKEGKTRFLVPVLDEKQNFPPASAPVFFNKRMEINRDTTILVLKCLDAQTYLDAMSATGSRGVRVSNECGIHATVNDKSPDAIPLLEYNKETYAPDIEVTNCDANVIMHERRFDAVDIDPFGSPAPFLNAAAGCAKKYLFITATDTAPLCGSHLKAGMRRYFARPLNNEYHSETGLRILLGYAVREIVKYDRGVEPLFSFAREHFVRLYLKLSYGAGKADKTMENIGFIHQCPKCPFRTEEAGLVPKTHICPECGARMTAAGPMWLGPVSSRETIESMQEKIKDSELGTEKKIEKLLDTCKNELSTPTFYDYHVLSKFWGVSPVAIETVIQRLKDAGYKASRVHYAGTGLKTDAPLKEIRKVLT
- a CDS encoding GTP-binding protein is translated as MTSIEEEIKAIEDEISKTKYNKATSHHIGRLKAKLAKIKDDAVARAMASAGGGEGYSVKKSGDGTVVLVGFPSVGKSTLLNRLTGAESETAGYAFTTLTVVPGAMEHKGANIQILDIPGLIAGAAMGKGRGKEVIGVVRNADLILLLGDVYNEKHINVLIHELYDAGIRLNKEKPDITIKKSSNGGIRFNTVGKAGLDLEEIRAILGENRIVNADVLTRGEVTQDDFIDAMLGNRVYIPAFFAVNKVDLVDEERRQEIIVSVTERFGNPPIMLSAHSGYNIELLKDEIYDELGFIRIYLKPFGGKADMEEPLIIRKPATVESVCNKLHRDFVEKFRYAKVWGDSVKHDAQRVGLSHTLEDEDILTIVTRA
- a CDS encoding geranylgeranylglycerol-phosphate geranylgeranyltransferase, with protein sequence MLKGYIDITRPGNSVVAGFAVLLGVIIATGTISYKSLILIPIVALITAAGNTINDYCDRDIDAVNRPKRPIPSGTVSPHGALVFSAVLFLAGIFISFFANLICFLIAVFNSFLLVVYAKKLKSLPLVGNVAVSYLSASIFLFGGAIFGIAGLLQNAVVFSITFFAMLSRELLKDAEDIEGDKKGGAKTLPMYIGVKKTGGLSLILVLTGVCISLLPLFRFWGPYYLVMIIIADAVIVAAAFKGFMSDDSVSLVRSGSTSLLKKGMFLALLIFLVSAVLFG
- a CDS encoding helix-turn-helix domain-containing protein encodes the protein MPTRLISEIPLEEVTREDLQSLIDEKIAENRSLEYKREVHLNTQGEKKEFLADVSSFANSNGGDLIIGIECDSRTKFPKSLYSVSQEGEDKDIQRLTNCIYNGIEPRLPVEIKAVYISETSRDEYAVIIRIKKGWDGPYRIKYRESHRFYTRSPNGKYLMDINELRTAFNLSETRTEKIRSFVQERISDIFSDNIQFPMGDSPKLCLHIIPISAFDVNSNYDLSLLENIRPASFPLGSNSYDPTYNIDGLLKYLKYPQNVYSSSYLQYFRNGIIETACTKISGIDGTEKLLYPGAIEKYILEGINGYKNDLETVGVNSPFIIFISLIDVKGYCLSIRSGWEDLNGNPELIRRVKIHKEIAQLPEIYIGDYSQDIKKALKPCFDVLANMVGLPRSESYDDTGNYTGRY
- a CDS encoding CoB--CoM heterodisulfide reductase iron-sulfur subunit A family protein; the encoded protein is MGEVAVIGAGVAGIQAALDIANHGVKVHLIEREPSVGGHMSQLDKTFPTNDCSMCILSPKMVDAQRNPNITLYTLTEVTDVSGELGNFELRLTRHPRYVSEFKCNGCGDCSDVCPVEVYNKYDAGVGVRKAIYKPHPQVVPNVAIRDSEHCIDCGLCYDACGPKAVLHNEEDFERDFTLKVASIVVATGFDIFDARKKNVYRYLKMPDVITSLEFERLICASGPTEGTLKTISGGKNPKSIVFIQCVGSRDMRLQKPYCSCVCCMYAIKNAILLKEKNKDIDISILYMDIRSYGKGYEEYYQRAKELGIKFIRGIPGEISETPDKRPEIVVENTETSEVLALKPDIVVLSVGMEPAKGSSDIAYALGIPKDDSGFFSQENMKGNPVGTVKPGIYIAGTAVSPKDIPDSVTQGEAAAMKAFTDAIKY